Proteins from a single region of Juglans microcarpa x Juglans regia isolate MS1-56 chromosome 5S, Jm3101_v1.0, whole genome shotgun sequence:
- the LOC121267164 gene encoding transcription factor MYB63-like, whose protein sequence is MVKTNLEGDKKMPARRGSWSPEEDQKLKAYIKRYGIWNWCWMPEAGGLAQSGKSCKLRWMNYLRPDIKRGNFSQEDEETILKWYEVLGNRWSATAAKLPGRTDNEIKNYWHTHLKKRSKINTSSSTTISEMGKSSEVEVNKNDSSGFQDLLLCDAPILPNMDAIKGIPTSTQMPINDLFSSRGTDPVVEIVRSQHREENFSLSEISYQNVQSKWQPFLSQDMCMLETDHPGFMDVPATAMWIQKPMYPYVYHDTGYDLWID, encoded by the exons ATGGTGAAGACTAATTTAGAGGGTGACAAAAAAATGCCCGCCAGAAGAGGCTCATGGAGTCCTGAAGAAGACCAGAAGTTGAAAGCCTATATTAAGCGATATGGCATTTGGAATTGGTGTTGGATGCCAGAAGCTGGTG GTTTGGCACAATCTGGGAAAAGTTGCAAGCTCCGTTGGATGAATTACCTCAGGCCTGACATTAAGCGAGGAAACTTCAGCCAGGAAGACGAGGAAACTATACTCAAGTGGTATGAAGTGCTGGGAAACCG ATGGTCTGCAACTGCTGCAAAGCTTCCCGGAAGAACTGACaacgaaataaaaaattactggCACACGCACTTGAAAAAGCGAAGTAAGATCAACACTTCGTCATCAACGACTATATCAGAAATGGGGAAATCATCCGAGGTTGAAGTTAACAAGAACGATTCTTCCGGGTTTCAAGATCTCCTACTTTGCGATGCCCCAATTTTGCCAAACATGGATGCCATTAAAGGTATACCGACGTCAACACAAATGCCCATTAATGATCTCTTTTCTTCACGCGGCACTGATCCAGTTGTTGAAATTGTTAGAAGCCAACACAGAGAGGAGAATTTTAGTTTATCTGAAATATCTTATCAAAATGTCCAAAGTAAATGGCAGCCATTTTTGTCTCAGGACATGTGCATGCTAGAAACAGATCACCCTGGATTTATGGACGTTCCAGCTACTGCGATGTGGATCCAAAAGCCCATGTATCCATATGTTTACCATGATACTGGCTATGATTTATGGATCGATTGA